DNA sequence from the Lycium barbarum isolate Lr01 chromosome 5, ASM1917538v2, whole genome shotgun sequence genome:
TCAAATAATACATGTAATGGTTTTAAATGATttgatagtgtaaaaatattCTACACTGTCAGTATATTTAGAAGTGTTATATTTAACATGAAATATCAATCCCTTTATGTCTCTATCTCTACGCACAAGCATCTTTTTGTTCTTTATTTGAAATTCTGTATCAATTTTGAGCCTCGATTAATTTAGATTAGCGCTACGTAAGGCAACCACTCCTTAGCCTATTTTTTGGGGGGCAATTTgtaggattgcccttcgctggggtggtcattaatttttgtccttggcctttgcaaggcagaatttgcatggctAAATTTGCAAAGTTCTACTTTAAGGCGGAATTTACAAAGGCAGAGGCCAAAAgttaaaaaccaccaatttgaggggcaaaacttaaaaccactaatttgaagggcaaaattaaagaccaccccaaatgaaggacatccgcacaaaaaaaagaattttttcaATCCTGGTATCCTACATcaataaatatttattttataaCCACCATTCGAATCCCCAAATTTTAGATAAGAATGAAGGGATCCTATATGTGTCCCCCTAGCCCTTGGTGGGATGGGCGGATGCACATGTTTAGATAGGAATTTTGTTGGCTCAAAATATGTATTTgagctataaaaaaaaaaaaaaaaaaaaactaccctAAAATATAGACTTGGATTTTAAACTCAATAACTCATGTAATCAATTGGTACTGCAGTATTTTCGGAGTCAAACaatttaaattctgaatccgtCTATAAAGACACACATGCATCCACTCTTGTATATGTCAATTGTAAAGCGCCGACCTTTCAATATATTGTATGAACATAATTCAAACTTAATTCACTTTTGCACCGAaaagaaggtgccgaaaaagaaTGCATAATAGTTTCCCACTTAatcattttattttacttttttcttCGAGCTGTGTTAAAGTTGTGAtcagcagcctaaggatcaacaCTTTAATTTAGGTGctttcttttttccctttttgaGTGTTGCATTATCTTGATTTCGTGCCTACACGTAAGCTTCGGTAAACACATAAAACTATTGGTTGCTTATCCATAATTAATAAGCACAAACCTTCATCTTACGAATAAAGATCTAATTTAAATTTTATCGCCTTCCTTCGGCTTAGCCCCCATTTATAGTTTattcttttgttataaattaatTCTTGCATCCCCTAAATATAAGTTAAGAATCTACATATTAAAGTGGTATAAAGAGGTTTAAGAATTGCTTTGGGACATAGGTTTAAAACACAGGTGTGACGctctagttcttttttttttttttttttaaatctaggtAAATGAATTTCTGGCTCTACTAAACCTAGATAGATAATATCCGGCCCGCTCTAACAAGTCCAGTATTTTCTTTAATTCCCTTGTATGAATTTCTTATTAAATTACATTAATAATATAAAAATCTTTACACGGTCATCATATGTAACTTAAATTTTTAAGGATTAAGCAAGAAGCCACTTACTTTTGTTATTGTCTtctaaacaaaaacaaaaaccaaaaaaacaaaaaaaacaaattcTCAACCCCCTCCCCTCTTTTCCACACTCGTAAACAATATCATAGTCTTTGCCCCATTGTGTAGTAACAAATGGTTCTTGTTTGGACAGCTTTCCACTAAGGTTTTTTAAGTTTAAACTTTTCGCTTAAGTGGAGGACAATTAAAAGACAACTATTTTGTGCTTTGACTCAAGAACCACACTTGACTAATATATATCTAATTcatccaaaaataaataaagaattcATCCAATGGAACACTAGATCTCAAAGCCAGGAGAACTAGATAGTCTTCATGAGAGATTGATTGGTCCCACATTTGGACTAACAATTATTAGAGATCAAATATTAATTAAGAACCGTATCAAAGGATTAGTTAAGAATTTTGAAGAACAACACAACTCCTTCAAGGTTTTTTTAATTCCATTTAATAAACCTATTGgttttgttttattattattagtttaCATCAACGAATATTAACTTCTCGATAATATATATGAAGTTACAAGGAGACAAGGTTAAGTTTTGTGATCTAGATGGTTTAGAATAAGATTCTAATAATTAGAGGTGAATGTAGCGTATAAAATACGAGTTCATCTGAATCAATAAATTCTACTCAAATTTTATACTGGTGTTTaaaaattttattaaataaatacaaattttgaACCCAATAAATCAAATTACCAGTGAAAGAACTTCGAACTTAAATTCATAAAATTTTAAATCATGAATTCGTCAGGTAAAATTTACACAACATGCTCACaagcattgttttaaaaggcagtgtcaggactcgcctcggggcagggcagtgaaaaaacgccctggggctaacgtgcggagcttagttcctatgaggcttacgccctaagcgcccaaccgtacgccctaaacacgcttaacgcccaacgcccaacgcccagggctcgcctaacagttcttacacaaattatattttaaattccttaattaaaatcattcaccctcataattgtttaacaaaataatgatacttaatagttttttcatctatagaaataaaaaattgggtgtaactcatataacaagtcgtagtattggatatttactatttgagaacgtcgtgagggtgaatatcacttaatttaaaaaaaaaaaaaaaaaaaacatagcggaattgtacattttcacttgtcattggtcataagtcctatgtatcagaattatcatataattttattttttgttcatgaagaagttatgttttaattgtaatcttgataaattttattgattatttgcttatagggagatgaAATGAAtaatatgatagtaatagtgttttaagaaactatgtttttttccgtgtttgaaagttaaaatgttagaattgatttgcatttcataatagcttttatttcattgtattgtttatacttgtaaaattatgttatatataattacaagttataagcggtgtataatggattgctttgatcatttttttgtgtgtgcgcgcgcacacacacatacatacatatatatatatatatatatatatatatatatatatatatatatatatatatatatatatatatatatatatatatcagttttcttttattttatttttatgtaattttacctatttaaaaatatttattgtaattatattattttaagaaatactaaaaattaaatacccatggacTTACGCCCCGTgtctcgaggcttacgcctcgtcgaggcgtatgtaaaacgccccgccttttaaaacactgctcaCAAGTCACAAATAGCTAGTgtggtacttttttttttcaatttttttcttacaGATATTTGGCATTCTTCTTTCTTTAATAGATTCTATTAAAGAAACCTGATGAATTTCAGATACCTGATCATGATTATacgaaaaagaaaaagagttgCAGACAAGTCAAGAGAGTTGTGTgggaaaaaagaaaagtaaaaatgTAAACTAGATCAACCTTTTTACTTCGTCGTTCACATTACAAAAACTGCACATATAACTTACAAGTTCTTTTAACATATCAAATGAATATTTTACATGCAAATACAACAAATTGTAATATTCTACAAAACTTGAATCCACAATTTACAAACAATGAAGAGAACAAAATGTAGAAGACGAAAAAGACATAAATAACAGAAAATGGatgtaaggattttttttttctttgagtgaaaaaattaataaataatctGAGATGTACAAGATcctattttaaaaattaattcaaagaaaaaaaaaggaaataaagatAAATAATTCTTTCTTCTTATAGCTAAAGGCTTAAATGGAGATCCAATCCATATGCATCATCAAAATTGGGCCCATCATCCACACCTGATGAGAATCTACTCAATGACGGCCCATCAACCCTACCACTATGGGCCTTAACCTGTTGAGGCCCAACACTTGTTAAGCTAGAATCCCCTACACTGCGGGTGTACTGAAAGTTCCCTATAGCCCTCCCACCATGTGACACGTGGAATGGTGGCATAGGTCGTGGTACGTAAACCCATGATGGAGATGTTGCCGGAACCACCACATGTCCTGGTGGAGGAAGGAGGTGTGATGGCGGCGTAAAGGCGGAGATAATAGGGTTACGCATGTATGCATTTCGACTAGCTTGCATTTGGGCACGTTTCAATTGTTGCCTTTCTTTTTTGTGTGCATTTTGATGCCCACCTAAAGCTTGTGAATTTGCAAATTCTCTACAACAATATTGACACTCGTATTTCCGGCTATCGGTAGCCGGAAAACTGCTGGATTCCGGTGAACCGGATGATGTTTTTGTTGAGTCAACTTCTTGTTCTTGATCTTCTGTTACGTTGAAACCAAACAACTTTAAACGTCCGTTACTTGTAGGGTTGTTATTACCATGTTTACTCTGAAACTCCAATTCTGCCATGTTGTGTGATAAATACGTagagtttgtgtgtgtgtgtgtgtgtttttgaaTGGATATATTTTTGTGTGGATGTGTGTGTTTTAAAGGAGAGAGAAATTACACAGAATATGAGGTGAAAGTGAGACAGAAAGAAGCAGAGAGGAAGCAAATGGGAAATAAGGCCTAAGTGGAGTTGTTGCATGTGTGGGGGTATTTATACTAGTTTGTAAGGGGTTTTctgaagtgttttttttttttttttttttctttcttgtttttgtGTGTGGAAAGGGAGAGAGAAATACTCCCTGTACCCCAATTTATGTAGCAAATTCTTAAATTTAACCGGGAATTCGAACATATAATCTTAATTTTTAAACAAAGTTTACATATTTTGAAATAAcgtaagtcacaataattaataatttaaaagactatgaaaaagttatgatcaaagaaaaaaattgtttctCTCAAAACtcaaaaagtgtcacataaattaagactAGCGGAGTATTGTATATAATTTGAGTGAGGAGAGAGATAGGAGTATATATTTTGGccaaaaaacaaaagagagaTGGTTGCTAGCTGACATCTAAAGGAGAGCGTAAACATTTTGGGAATACGACCCAGGAACACTATAAGGGGACCCAGTGGCTTATGGCAAATCAAGATCATCTTCCATTTCCTATTTGCAAATAAGCGATGCCACAAAAATACCTTATATAGAAAATGAGTTAAAGTTAAGAGTGTAAAAAACAGACGTGTATTGCGATTTGCGACTTTAACTTTACGAGTTTTGAGTTCAAAATTTTATCACAATCCATTTGATTTATAAGTTTGAAATCTATTATTTATAGTTGAAGATCTGTTCCAAAGCTATTGTATTCGGATAAACTGATCAAAAGATACACACTTCATCTGCCCCTGATAAAAAACATTTACATATATACAATAATTAGGTCACTAATTATTACTATAAGGTAATTACAGACAAGTAAATTGTTATGACAAGCATTTGTTGTTTGTGTGATAACAATGGTATATTTGCGTACATGATAAGTTATGTAAGAAAAATTAGACTTTTGATTAACAACATATTTTCTAGAAGACAAAATATTTTAGTGAGACGAAGTGGAAACACAAGTCTCTAGTTTGGACATAACTTATAGGTGGGGAAGTGAAGTTGTGTCATATCTGtttcctgtttttgattttcttgAAAGTGCGCTCATTTTGTCATGTATTGAAAGTATTGAATAAAGTTGAGTGAATATGTGATGCATGTGAAAGTTGTAGGGTTGTTGAACTATCAAATGATTAAGTTTAGATCACtaatgtttttcttttcttttggaaGTGCCATTTTTCCTATTTTCATTGCATTTTAAGTTTTTAGCTTTAGTGAAGAAACCAAGTGGAAAATTCAAGAGAGATCCAAATCCATGATCATTGGATTAGGGGGACAGAATATCATCTTAGATTTCTCGTTAAAGTTGCCTGTATAGTGGTGAACATAAATGCCGGTGGCTTTTGTCAAAATTACAAGAGATGTCTAAAGAAAGGATTTAACTCACACTTTTTGTATGGTCTTTAAACTTTTGGTTCCGCTTAACAAAATTTATGAAAAAAGACTTGCATCACATTTAACAAAAGTTGTGaacataaattaattttatttatgagGCATATAATTTTAGGATATTTCAATAAAGTGGACCTGCTCAATCGGTCACAAGTTCTGCTCTGCTTTACAGATAAAAGTTGCATGTGTTGCTCAATTGTTCATAAGTCAATATAACTGAAACTTCTGCCTAATATAGGCAACACGTTACACTATTTTTAATATCGGTAACATTTTGAAATGTCTTGAACTCTTGCATCGTAGGGCAAAACTAACCGGTGCGCACACTACCACTGGAACTTATGCCTGATGGGCGACATAGTTATTTTTTGAAAATTCTGTTAAGTTGGGCCAAAAAATCAACATCGATCCTTGTGGTGTCCTTTTATTGCAATTTCTTGTGTAACCATTGGTAGCAAGTTAGTTAacaatctttttttttaatatagttttcaATTAATGTTTATCTTTCAGATTTACAATATTTAAACTCTGTAAGTGACTTAATTGTGTGAGTATCTTTTACACGTTATATGCAGAGAACATAAACTTAACTACCTTCTTCTTTTAGTATATGTACGTTGTTGCATACATCCAAAGACGAGAGAATTATTGTGGCAAAATGCAAAGAGAGCTTTTTATGAACTATAAATACTTAACAAGGTTGTTTGTTGAAATACACTTGCAAAAGTTATTACCAACATTAACGAAACAGATAAACCAATACTTCTTGTCTGCCTCAATTAAGTAATACTCATCTAATTTACCTGAGAAAGGTAAAATCCGAAGGAACTATGAACGAAGAGACACAAAGAGTCCTTAAATTTTTTATAGAAATAACATTAAATTAGGTTGATAATGTAAAAAGAATCTAAATAATTTGTTGTGTTAGAGAAAGTAGTTATCCTTTATATCTCTTGACAATTTTTACGCCACCTAATAACAAGCAAGATTGCAGCTTAATTCTCATCATTTAGCATCATGAGTTAAAagcaaacttttttttaatttaatttaatcatACGGGAATTGGATTATAAGAAAACAACGGAGATACGAGGTATATATGATTGTTCCTTAATTAGCATAATATATTGCGTAATAATTTTACATGTGAACCATATGATAACATCTTGCAGAAACTTTGCTAATAAGCTACAAAATATGAACTAGACaaaatataatgaaataaaaaCATAACAAGGTAGGAGGAAACTACAAAGTATTACACCTTTCGTTCCATGATTGGTACAAATATGGAAAGTACAGAGTATTACACCTTTGCAGAAACTTTGCTAATAAGCTACAAAATATTAACTAgacaaaataatgaaataaaaacatAACAAGGTAGGAGGAGAGTACAAAGTATTACACCTTTCGTTCCATGATTGGTACAAACTTTGTGGCAGGTCGATTCTCAACGTTAATTCAGTAATTGCCCTAGCTTCAAATTACTCCTTTCCCTTAGGGCCCACGTGGCACCACCACACTATCAAATCCCATATTAATCTTTATTTATCACTCATATGTTACACACCACCCACTACTTTCTACATAAATCCCTCATTTCAATTGTAAGTCAAGGTACTACTTCAAGTTATGAATATATTACTTCCACCCATCTTCTCTTTTTCTCTTGTAATATATTCCAGACAACTCATGTGATGATATTTGATTAATCACAAaattttaggaaaaaaaaatacatttaaaaCTTGTGGTAAAAAAAAATACGTCGTAGATATTTTGTAGCTATAAATCAataagaagtttaaagttaaattattaaataaaaaatactataatTATTTTGAACTGAATAAAACGAAAAGTACCTAAGTCACATAAAATGAGACAGAATAATATCTATATTGGTTCAAACTGATAATAAGTTATTAACTACTTGAATTCATTGTATCCAAGAAAGGAATACaaccaggggcggatctacttgggggccagggtgttcatccgaacacctcggcaaaaaattacagtatatatagggtaaattttctgtgtttatgtgcatatattaacttttgaacaccctcggcaaaaaattatagtgtatatttagcttttttttttttttttccgaacaccctgaatgaaaatcctggatccgtcaCTGAATACAACCAAAACATTAGATCCTATAAGAAGTTGTAGTTATATTAGGGAGCATAAAGTGAGGAGACCAATCCTCTTTGTGTAGGATTTGGAGTCAAATTGGGAGGCTTTACAAGGAGCCATCACAAGTCACAACATAAGGAGTAGTAACTTCTTTGAAATGTTAGCAGTAAGGGCCTAAGGGCTAAGGGGTGTGATGAGATTCATCTAATTCGAGATTTTCTGTTCAAACTTAAAGAAAGGATAAATAATAAGTAGTAGGAAATATTTTCTCCTTAACTAGATCCTATAAAAACCGAATATGAATAGTTGATCGAATCAGTATTTTATTGAATATCATAATCATATGATTATAAAAATATTGAAACGGTGAAAAATGTGAATAGTCACTAGCAATATTGCTCACGTTGTCAGGTGTTATAACTTCAAGATTGGACCCCACTATTACATGTTGATGATCAATAATTATTTATGATGTCTGCGTGATTGACGTTGAACTCCGTAGTTTCTTTTCTTGTCTTTGTttcattaattaaattaatttgcTTTCCTTTCCATAGCAAGAGATCTTACCGAATCTTACTAACTACACAAGAGAGAGATGAAAGGTAATAGGATAGGTaagtttcacttaaataaacTAAATACTCTTCTACTTTTTTATGTAATTTAATTAACGTCTAttattatataaataaaaaattagcCCTAGACACCTCGCCTATTGaatttgcttttaaaaaaaagtaatttAATTAATGCTGTTATATTCATATACTTGTCAATCAAAAGCTCTTGCAAAGTCTTCACCACAACTCCAAATATGTCCACCATGTCTGCTTATCCCCACCCCCGACCCCCactttcaaaatttcctcaaatAGGGGGCTTTGATTCACCATGCAAAAGGCACTTATTTTAACATATTTATGAGTGAAACTCTATAATCTCTTTTTTCCACCGTTAGATTCGTGTGATAATTAACAATTCACTTGTCCTATAAATTGACGTGTCATTGATTTTTGTTAATTTTTAACTTCTCATTTAATCTTTAATGGCGTAATTGTACGATAAATAGAAATCTCATGGCATGACAGGAAAAAATCAAGAAAGCTCATGGAATATTTAAGAGGTAATTAGTTATCCTCACCTAATGTTTACCCCAAATTATGTTAACTTACTATAGTTAAGTGATTTAATGAGGTAAGGACGCATATTAGTTAATCATGTTTAAgtgttaaaaatttatttgaaaaacaCATAATGCATCGATTGATTTAATGTAAATATCGTATGCGATGAGTAAATTTTTATCTGTTATATAAGATTAGGAGTTTTAAGAAAAACATCTCTTTTTGAAACTGTGTCCAATGTCACGTAAAATTAAACCAAAGGAGTAATAAACCTGTATTTTCTCACAAAGTaggaaaaaatatacttgagtGATACTAAAGCTAATGGAATTAAGAGACAAGGGTGTGAATTGATATAtccataggcaaatacattttcCTAGTATAATAAACAAGTTTAGCTTTTCTTTTTGGCAATTATGATACCTATCCTCAAAAACTAAAATTTCAAAAGTCAACCTAACCATGACttcatttaattattattttctggGGGTACTATATGctcaacttttttaaaaaaaaacttttgggtcTGTGGAGGTGGGCGACGGAGGCAAAAATTCATGCATCATAGATATGTAGGGTCAATATTATATAAATTATAGGACAATGGTAATTATGGGGTTCGTTAAATTAACCTGAAATTATGGTATCTAGGTTTAGGAATTAGATTAGGTTACATAATGAAAGCTTATAGGAGAAAAAAACTCCTCAACACTTAACCTAACTTCCTATAAGTTTAAAAAATGCTTAGGTTTAATCATATATGTGGATCCAATGATTTTCACTTTTGTTTCTTATCTTGTGTCGGATGGGAAGGTTAGAAAATATACAGAAAGGAAGCAAAGGATTAGGCCACAATACATCCCCTCTATATGGGGCTCTAGGAAAGTTGGTCTGACTTATAACGGAAAAGTTTGAGAAGCGACCTTCTTTAATCGCCACCAATGGTTTGGGTGTATAATCACTTCATTCTTAATTAGTAAGTTTCATATTTTAATAATgagaatgaattttttttttggtataaagTGTTTTCCCCATCATGAGCCTTACATGAAGCGATTCTGGGTAAATCGGACCGACCAATAGATAACTGATATGTACATGATGGTTATAAAGGGATGTAGTGAGAGATAAAATTTCTTTATCCTTAATCACATATCTCGATTTCAAGTCTTTCAAATAGAAAAAACTCCAATAGAAAACGTTTCTTCCTTTCATGAACCCTACACATACGCGAACTAGAATTATTCTGACCATTACATATGATACCAAATGGTTATATATAAAATGAAAAAGGAGAAGGGTGACCTTTTAAATTTATTGGAGTAGACGAACACTCAAAAATGAGTATGAAACTTAAAACTACTAATTAGTGGTTGAGACTTTGTAGAAAGTAGATAATTAACCACAAGACTTTGTACGTTATTCTAGGTTTTTTGCAAGCTGATCTAAACTAAGTGGCTATGCACTAAAATATTTTGGACTTACTCTATCGTTTTGTAAGCGGCAGGTTTTGGAAAACAAGTGTCTATATATGAAGCTATGAACAAAATATTTTGTACTCAAACGTTTTGTACTAGCTGGCAAAGAGTTTCATTTCTTTTTCTctacggaaaaaaaaaaaactagctaCTAAGTCCGTCGTTAATCGACTGCTAATATGGCACTAACTAATTAAATTAACGAtgaattttattgttgtttatagCTATAAAATTTATTTGTTGCTAATTCTTATTTTAATTTTAGTATAGTTTTATAATTAAGTGTTCCACTAATGGTCAGTATTTATTAATTCGACGAATCTGCACACTTTAAGTGATATCCTTGACCATATATAGGAAGAACAACTTTCGATTTACTTTCTTCCTCCTTTTCCTTCCATTAGGGAAAGTTTGTTTTTTAATTCCTTTGCTTTTTTCTTCAATATTTCCAAATCGAAGAAAGTCATTGGTGAAGTTAAATTTCATATTCCACTAATCTAGATTCGCACCGCTTCGGATTCATCTATCTACCGAGCCGATTAATTCATATTTTGCGCCGCATAGGATTCACTAAAGAAGAAAACACGTTCTAACATGACTTTCTCCATTCCGGGAGCTCCAACACGAGACCAATGATTAAAGATGGTGGAATCCCAACCATCCTATAACACTTCTTGCATGTTGATAC
Encoded proteins:
- the LOC132642779 gene encoding zinc finger protein GIS3-like; protein product: MAELEFQSKHGNNNPTSNGRLKLFGFNVTEDQEQEVDSTKTSSGSPESSSFPATDSRKYECQYCCREFANSQALGGHQNAHKKERQQLKRAQMQASRNAYMRNPIISAFTPPSHLLPPPGHVVVPATSPSWVYVPRPMPPFHVSHGGRAIGNFQYTRSVGDSSLTSVGPQQVKAHSGRVDGPSLSRFSSGVDDGPNFDDAYGLDLHLSL